One window of the Podospora pseudocomata strain CBS 415.72m chromosome 7, whole genome shotgun sequence genome contains the following:
- the MOT1 gene encoding TATA-binding protein-associated factor mot1 (BUSCO:EOG092602I6; COG:A; EggNog:ENOG503NU0Z) — MKQEWRLGEYYPLLFSHLISNLLSLTNTHDRLDRLVTILETGSTRLIRDTAVNQLADWQKHHPDELFNLLSRVVPYLRHKDWETRSTAAKALGRILEHAPLYEPNAADEGILTESAAENGFVKEEAKDSVLDQEEFYTLEALDMSKIVKYGRPLLRGGPVDYALAALDPQKRLAHLKKTLTGRLGLLGRVVEDEEMAVASDHVGSPATPQGAGSTNGSGQQDAMATDSQSQNPEEGKLSSRQLNVLKRKRKREAQKAAQGKAGFGDLSIRRTTTAGSDGFGDDVSMTDADSKKNGKMSQYFSLDRPADVDEDSKVVSEFKGPLLPIKSELEVDDAMEGSEWPFERLCDFLKVDLFDPQWETRHGAAMGLRELVRVHGAGAGRRRGLSIKENTRLNGQWLDDLACRLCCVLMLDKFTDYSSDTSVAPIRETVGQTLGSVLRHVSSQSVYAIYRLLYRMVMQEGLQQSEQNLLWAICHGGMVGLRYVVAVRKDLLLQDGDMIDGVIRSVMKGLGDMDDDVRSASAATLIPMAKEFVAMRPQALDSLIDIVWESLSNLGDDLSASTGKIMDLLATLCSFPEVLEAMKLSASQDEERSFTTLVPRLYPFLRHTITSVRLAVLKALMTFVDLGKETSQGWLTGRILRLIFQNILVERDAETLRMSLELWNALVRNLGQNPAVLADEFAAHVDALMLLTMHPIGVPRHPLPMNATLFLKPSGGTYSMSGIPAPSTRRSSPPEGAERAPKRRRKSTKVDDAPPTTQTHDVDGHMMQGDVDLVGMDVLVRSRVSAAKAMGLLMSMLPPSSLGSYDAAITQSLLSPFASTQLAAAMVVHEYASNCANKEMAARFVEPLQKIIDQERPAHYRDLVSYVHRVRSQTQQLLNLFRDHGKVHSNKLPSLAVVVQGDPEAGPGAFSIANADKVVTDDFERLKKAMAPGQRLIALPQLLESRDVTVAAIQEAKSAKEARDARIKAAAACALVAIRVLPKKPSPLIKAIMDSIKTEENQELQGRSAATIAQLVQLFTESGRRGPADKVVANLVKFSCVEVAETPEFPIHAHKTNVILSMQKEEDRVDHVDAAKFAREAKAARITRRGAKEALELLSHSFGPDLLARVPSLQTFMEEPLVRAFTGSLPAEARDPESTFGQEIVDAMSVIRTMVPTLHPGLHPFVMQQVPLVIKALHSDLSVFRYMAAKCMATICSVITIEGMTTLVEKVLPSINNPLDLNFRQGAIEVIYHLIAVMGDRILPYVIFLIVPVLGRMSDSDNEIRLIATTSFATLVKLVPLEAGIPDPPGLSEELLKGRDRERTFIGQLLDPKKVEPFRIPVAIKAELRSYQQEGVNWLHFLNKYHLHGILCDDMGLGKTLQTICIVASDHHNRAEEYAKTGSPDVRRLPSLIVCPPTLSGHWQQEIKAYAPFLSVTAYVGPPAERKAMKDTLDETDIVITSYDVCRNDIEIIEKYNWNYVVLDEGHLIKNPKSKLSMAVKRLASNHRLILTGTPIQNNVLELWSLFDFLMPGFLGAEKVFQDRFAKPIANSRNSKASSKEQEAGALAIEALHKQVLPFLLRRLKEEVLNDLPPKILQNYYCDLSDLQLKLFEDFTKKEAKTITEEAGRDDKEAKQHIFQALQYMRKLCNSPALVMKPGHRAYDDTQKFLARQGTSLEDPAHAPKLTALRDLLVECGIGVEGQESSDPLYTPIKPHRALIFCQMKEMLDMVQNTVLKGMLPSTQYLRLDGSVEANRRQDIVNKFNSDPSYDVLLLTTSVGGLGLNLTGADTVIFVEHDWNPQKDLQAMDRAHRIGQKKVVNVYRLITRGTLEEKILSLQRFKIDVASTVVNQQNAGLATMDTDQILDLFNLGDSGPSLITDKPKETLEGREEDMVDVETGEVRQPGKRAAWLDGLGELWDNSQYEESFDLDGFLKTMQ, encoded by the coding sequence AACGGCTGGCCCATCTCAAGAAGACACTTACTGGCAGacttggtcttcttggccGAGTCGTCGAAGACGAAGAGATGGCCGTCGCCAGCGACCATGTCGGCAGCCCTGCGACACCTCAGGGAGCTGGCAGCACCAATGGCTCCGGGCAGCAGGACGCTATGGCGACTGATAGCCAGAGCCAGAACCCCGAAGAGGGTAAACTCAGCTCACGCCAACTCAACGTTCTCAAGAGGAAGCGAAAAAGAGAGGCCCAGAAGGCTGCGCAGGGCAAGGCCGGCTTTGGAGACCTTTCTATCCGCCGCACGACAACCGCAGGTTCCGATGGTTTCGGCGACGATGTGTCTATGACTGACGCCGACTCCAAAAAGAACGGTAAAATGTCCCAGTATTTCAGCCTCGATCGACCGGCCgacgtggacgaggacaGCAAGGTCGTTTCGGAATTCAAAGGTCCTTTGTTGCCCATCAAGTCGGAGCTCGAGGTCGATGATGCCATGGAAGGGAGCGAGTGGCCCTTTGAGCGACTTTGCGACTTTCTCAAAGTTGACTTGTTTGACCCGCAGTGGGAGACTCGTCATGGAGCTGCGATGGGGTTAAGGGAGTTGGTGAGAGTACATGGTGCTGGCGCAGGGAGGCGCAGAGGTCTGTCGATCAAAGAGAACACCAGGCTGAATGGACAGTGGCTGGACGACCTCGCATGCAGGCTCTGCTGCGTACTCATGCTCGACAAATTTACTGACTACAGTTCCGACACGTCCGTGGCTCCGATTCGAGAAACTGTGGGTCAAACTCTCGGTTCCGTCCTTCGCCATGTCAGCTCGCAGTCTGTGTACGCCATATACCGACTACTCTACCGAATGGTGATGCAGGAGGGGCTGCAGCAGTCGGAGCAGAATCTCCTCTGGGCCATCTGCCATGGTGGCATGGTCGGCCTGAGatatgttgttgctgttcgCAAGGACCTCTTGCTTCAAGATGGGGACATGATTGACGGCGTCATCCGCTCTGTCATGAAGGGCCTCGGCGacatggatgacgatgttCGTTCAGCCAGCGCGGCAACATTGATTCCCATGGCCAAGGAGTTCGTGGCCATGCGCCCACAGGCACTGGACAGCCTCATCGACATAGTCTGGGAGAGTCTCTCCAACCTGGGCGATGATCTCAGCGCGTCTACCGGCAAGATTATGGATCTGCTTGCTACTCTTTGCAGCTTCCCAGAAGTCCTGGAAGCGATGAAGCTCTCGGCATCGCAGGATGAAGAGAGATCTTTCACCACTCTTGTTCCTAGACTCTACCCCTTCCTCCgccacaccatcacctctgTGCGCCTCGCTGTGCTCAAGGCGCTGATGACCTttgtggacttgggcaaGGAGACTTCTCAAGGCTGGCTCACCGGCAGGATCCTACGTCTCATTTTCCAGAATATTCTTGTTGAAAGGGATGCAGAGACTCTTCGCATGTCGCTTGAGTTGTGGAATGCACTCGTCCGCAACCTCGGACAGAATCCTGCCGTCCTCGCCGACGAGTTTGCAGCTCATGTGGACGCACTCATGCTCCTCACGATGCACCCCATTGGTGTTCCAcgacacccccttcccatgaACGCGACACTTTTCCTCAAGCCATCTGGCGGGACGTATTCCATGAGCGGCATCCCCGCTCCCAGTACCAGAAGGTCGTCGCCCCCCGAGGGTGCAGAAAGGGCCCCGAAGCGTCGTAGGAAGTCGACCAAGGTGGACGAtgctcctcccaccacacaGACTCACGATGTTGACGGCCACATGATGCAAGGCGATGTTGATCTAGTCGGCATGGACGTGCTGGTCCGATCCCGCGTCTCTGCGGCCAAGGCGATGGGACTGCTCATGTCAATGCTGCCTCCCTCTAGTCTGGGCTCGTATGATGCTGCCATCACGCAGAGCCTGTTATCTCCATTTGCTTCAACccagcttgctgctgccatggTCGTTCATGAGTACGCGTCGAATTGTGCCAACAAAGAGATGGCTGCTCGCTTCGTCGAGCCGTTACAGAAGATCATCGACCAGGAGCGCCCGGCACATTACCGCGATCTAGTCAGCTATGTGCATCGCGTGCGATCGCAAACACAACAACTCCTCAATCTCTTCCGCGACCACGGAAAAGTGCACAGCAACAAGCTGCCCagcctcgccgtcgtcgtgCAGGGCGACCCCGAGGCCGGGCCTGGCGCTTTCTCTATTGCCAATGCTGACAAGGTTGTCACTGATGATTTCGAAAGACTCAAGAAAGCAATGGCGCCTGGCCAGAGGCTCATCGCCCTCCCTCAGCTTCTCGAGTCTCGCGATGTCACAGTTGCTGCGATCCAGGAAGCGAAATCTGCCAAGGAGGCCCGCGATGCACGCATCAAGGCCGCTGCCGCTTGTGCTCTTGTCGCCATCCGTGTTCTTCCGAAGAAGCCGAGTCCGCTGATCAAGGCAATTATGGACAGCATCAAGACGGAGGAAAACCAAGAACTTCAAGGGAGGTCAGCGGCCACCATTGCGCAACTGGTGCAGCTTTTCACCGAATCTGGAAGGAGAGGACCGGCAGACAAGGTGGTTGCAAATCTGGTCAAGTTCTCCTGTGTCGAAGTCGCCGAGACGCCCGAGTTTCCCATCCATGCGCACAAGACAAATGTCATTCTGTCGATGCAGAAGGAAGAAGACCGCGTCGACCACGTCGATGCCGCAAAGTTTGCACGGGAGGCCAAGGCAGCTCGCATCACTCGTCGCGGCGCTAAGGAAGCGCTGGAGTTGCTTTCCCATAGCTTTGGTCCTGATCTCCTAGCCCGCGTTCCGAGCCTGCAGACGTTTATGGAAGAGCCCTTGGTGAGAGCCTTCACCGGCTCCCTCCCGGCAGAGGCAAGAGATCCAGAGAGCACCTTTGGCCAAGAGATCGTCGATGCCATGTCTGTCATCCGGACCATGGTGCCAACACTACACCCGGGCCTTCATCCTTTTGTTATGCAGCAGGTGCCTCTGGTCATCAAGGCGCTGCACTCAGACTTATCCGTATTCAGGTACATGGCCGCCAAATGCATGGCGACCATCTGCAGTGTCATCACTATCGAAGGCATGACGACTCTGGTAGAGAAGGTTTTGCCATCTATCAACAACCCACTAGACCTCAACTTCCGACAGGGTGCTATCGAAGTCATCTATCACTTGATCGCTGTCATGGGCGACAGGATCCTGCCGTATGTCATTTTCCTCATCGTGCCTGTGCTGGGCCGCATGAGCGATTCAGACAACGAGATCAGACTGATCGCCACCACATCCTTTGCCACGCTGGTCAAGTTGGTGCCGCTTGAGGCGGGTATCCCCGACCCTCCCGGACTCTCAGAGGAGCTGCTCAAGGGCCGTGACAGAGAGCGGACTTTCATCGGTCAGCTACTTGACCCGAAGAAGGTGGAACCTTTTCGGATTCCCGTTGCCATCAAGGCGGAGCTGCGGTCGTACCAGCAGGAGGGTGTCAACTGGCTGCACTTCCTCAACAAGTATCACCTTCACGGCATTCTCTGCGATGACATGGGTCTTGGTAAAACGCTGCAAACTATCTGCATTGTAGCCAGCGATCACCACAACCGTGCTGAGGAGTATGCCAAGACGGGTTCCCCTGATGTCCGGAGGCTTCCGTCTTTGATCGTCTGCCCGCCTACGCTATCGGGGCATTGGCAGCAAGAGATCAAGGCTTACGCTCCGTTCCTCAGCGTCACGGCCTATGTTGGACCCCCCGCGGAACGCAAGGCCATGAAAGACACTCTGGACGAGACGGACATTGTCATCACCTCATACGATGTTTGCCGCAATGATATCGAAATCATTGAAAAGTACAACTGGAACTATGTGGTGCTTGATGAAGGTCATCTCATCAAGAACCCCAAGTCCAAGCTTTCGATGGCTGTCAAGCGGCTCGCCAGCAACCACCGGCTCATCTTGACCGGCACACCTATTCAGAACAACGTGCTGGAGCTGTGGTCCTTGTTTGACTTCCTCATGCCCGGCTTCCTCGGTGCCGAAAAGGTGTTCCAGGACCGGTTTGCAAAGCCTATTGCAAACAGTCGCAACAGCAAGGCCTCGTCCAAGGAGCAAGAAGCCGGTGCATTGGCCATCGAAGCTCTTCACAAGCAAGTCCTTCCCTTCCTGCTGCGTCGtctcaaggaggaggtgctcaACGACCTGCCACCCAAGATACTGCAAAACTACTACTGCGACCTCAGCGACCTCCAGCTCAAACTGTTTGAGGACTTTACCAAGAAGGAAGCCAAGACGATTACGGAGGAGGCTGGGCGGGATGACAAGGAGGCCAAACAGCACATCTTCCAGGCGTTGCAATACATGCGCAAGCTCTGCAACTCGCCGGCCCTTGTCATGAAACCAGGCCACAGGGCCTATGACGACACGCAGAAGTTCCTGGCCAGGCAGGGCACAAGCCTGGAGGATCCGGCGCACGCACCAAAACTGACAGCGCTCCGAGATCTTTTGGTGGAGTGTGGGATTGGTGTCGAAGGGCAGGAGTCGAGCGACCCGCTGTACACGCCGATCAAGCCTCACCGTGCTCTGATTTTTTGTCAGATGAAAGAAATGCTGGACATGGTGCAGAACACGGTGCTCAAGGGCATGCTTCCCTCGACACAATATCTCCGACTGGACGGTTCAGTCGAAGCGAACCGTCGCCAAGACATTGTCAACAAGTTCAACAGCGACCCCTCCTATGACGTACTacttctcaccaccagcgtcGGTGGTCTGGGGTTGAACCTGACGGGTGCCGACACGGTCATTTTCGTCGAGCACGACTGGAATCCTCAAAAGGATCTCCAGGCCATGGATCGCGCCCATCGTATCGGTCAGAAGAAGGTGGTCAACGTGTACCGGCTCATCACTCGCGGCACTCTGGAAGAGAAGATCCTCAGCCTGCAGCGCTTCAAGATCGACGTGGCCAGCACCGTGGTTAATCAACAAAACGCAGGGCTCGCAACCATGGACACGGATCAGATTTTGGACCTGTTCAACCTGGGCGACTCTGGCCCCAGTCTGATAACGGACAAACCTAAAGAAACGTTGGAAGGCAGGGAGGAAGAcatggtggatgtggagaCTGGCGAGGTACGGCAGCCGGGCAAGAGGGCAGCATGGTTGGATGGGCTGGGCGAGCTGTGGGACAACAGCCAGTACGAGGAGAGTTTCGATTTAGATGGGTTCCTGAAGACGATGCAGTAA